Proteins encoded by one window of Chondromyces crocatus:
- a CDS encoding sigma 54-interacting transcriptional regulator, producing MWPCPLESRYRGFMSALSDATRARAVQWFVRGGNLVLPGREAIRIGVSPVVIGRDPSCAVVLDDREVSATHCELRAEGPGVLLRDLGSRNGTFVGGVRVKEGILTAPCSIHVGGSVLGFEPLEKERVEVGFDENFGPLVGSSPRMRHLFRLLREVAPTDLSILVTGETGTGKELVAQAVHEHSTRRAGPFVVLDCASIPGPLAESLLFGHERGAFTGAIERRSGAFQDAHKGTIFLDELGELPPELQPKLLRALAERKVKRVGASAYEAVDVRVVAATRRDLGKSMNTGQFRSDLFFRIAQMRIELPPLRERREDIPPLVQRVCERMGRLERAEDVVELIASMLSQHDFPGNVRELVNVASVAASLPPGAEAVASLLPLEGGGEVAPALSAFSEAKRAAVGAFEQRYFSDLLRATDGNVSEMARRAGMERHHVRAFLKKYGLSAR from the coding sequence GTGTGGCCGTGTCCGCTCGAGTCGCGCTACCGTGGCTTCATGAGCGCGTTGAGCGACGCCACCCGCGCCCGTGCGGTGCAATGGTTCGTCCGTGGGGGGAACCTCGTTTTGCCAGGGCGAGAGGCGATCCGGATCGGGGTGTCGCCGGTCGTGATCGGGCGTGATCCGAGCTGTGCGGTGGTGCTGGACGATCGCGAGGTGAGCGCGACGCACTGCGAGCTTCGCGCGGAAGGGCCTGGGGTGCTGCTGCGCGATCTTGGCAGCCGTAACGGCACGTTCGTGGGCGGGGTGCGGGTGAAGGAGGGGATCCTCACGGCGCCGTGCTCGATTCACGTGGGGGGGAGCGTGCTGGGGTTCGAGCCGCTCGAGAAGGAGCGGGTGGAGGTGGGGTTCGACGAGAACTTCGGTCCGCTGGTGGGATCGTCGCCGCGGATGCGGCACCTGTTCAGGCTGCTGCGGGAGGTCGCGCCCACGGATCTTTCCATCCTGGTGACGGGGGAGACGGGGACGGGGAAAGAGCTGGTGGCGCAAGCGGTGCACGAGCACTCGACCCGGCGCGCTGGGCCGTTCGTGGTGCTCGACTGCGCGTCCATCCCGGGTCCGCTGGCGGAGAGCTTGCTCTTCGGGCACGAGCGGGGTGCGTTCACCGGGGCGATCGAGCGGCGGAGCGGGGCGTTCCAGGACGCACACAAGGGCACGATCTTCCTCGATGAGCTGGGAGAGCTGCCGCCGGAGCTGCAGCCGAAGCTCTTGCGGGCGCTGGCGGAGCGGAAGGTGAAGCGGGTCGGCGCGAGCGCGTACGAGGCGGTGGACGTGCGGGTGGTGGCGGCGACGCGGCGTGATCTCGGGAAGTCGATGAACACGGGGCAGTTCCGCAGCGATCTGTTCTTCCGGATCGCGCAGATGCGGATCGAGCTGCCGCCGCTGCGGGAGCGGCGCGAGGACATCCCGCCGCTCGTGCAGCGGGTCTGCGAGCGGATGGGTCGACTGGAGCGGGCAGAGGACGTGGTCGAGCTGATCGCGAGCATGCTTTCGCAGCACGACTTCCCGGGGAACGTGCGTGAGCTGGTGAACGTGGCGAGCGTGGCGGCGAGCTTGCCGCCAGGCGCAGAGGCGGTGGCGTCGTTGCTGCCGCTGGAGGGAGGGGGCGAGGTAGCGCCGGCGCTGAGCGCGTTCAGCGAGGCGAAGCGGGCGGCCGTGGGGGCGTTCGAGCAGCGCTACTTCAGCGATCTGCTCCGGGCCACGGATGGGAACGTGAGCGAGATGGCGCGCCGGGCAGGGATGGAGCGGCACCACGTGCGCGCGTTCTTGAAGAAGTACGGGCTGTCGGCGCGGTAG
- a CDS encoding GNAT family N-acetyltransferase: protein MPQREGRPIEIRVAGSMRDIPSATWNALDGVAEAPFLSWEWLDTLEQTGCVSEEAGWISHHLTLWRDDQLLGAAPAYVKTNSEGEFVFDFAWASASHQIGAPYYPKLVVGVPFTPATARRLLVQRPDDRPTLLPVLAQALRQIVAALDISSAHVLFPQQDEATALGDAGMAHRYGLQFHFTNDGYQGFDDYLARFNAKRRHQIRRERREIQQQGITLTTLRGADVTPEIVDLMFGYYVSTVEKFSWGRQYLNRAFFEEITTRLSGAIEIVLARDGQRPIAGAFNLAGPRALFGRYWGASEERPFLHFNVCYYHPVEDCILRGLDRFEPGAGGEHKLVRGFLPTITHSAHHLAHPRLDAAVRAFLARERTAIEEHTSDKSIAFR from the coding sequence GTGCCGCAGCGAGAAGGGCGACCCATCGAGATCCGCGTCGCCGGCTCCATGCGCGACATCCCCTCGGCCACCTGGAACGCGCTCGACGGCGTGGCCGAAGCCCCCTTCCTCTCCTGGGAGTGGCTCGACACCCTCGAACAGACCGGCTGCGTCAGCGAAGAAGCCGGCTGGATCTCCCACCACCTCACCCTGTGGCGCGACGACCAGCTCCTCGGCGCGGCCCCGGCCTACGTGAAGACCAACAGCGAAGGCGAGTTCGTCTTCGACTTCGCCTGGGCCTCCGCCTCCCACCAGATCGGCGCCCCCTACTACCCCAAGCTCGTCGTCGGCGTCCCCTTCACCCCGGCGACCGCCCGCCGCCTCCTCGTCCAGCGCCCCGACGATCGCCCCACGCTCCTCCCCGTCCTCGCGCAGGCCCTCCGCCAGATCGTCGCCGCGCTCGACATCTCCAGCGCCCACGTCCTCTTCCCTCAGCAGGACGAAGCCACCGCCCTCGGCGACGCCGGCATGGCGCACCGCTACGGCCTCCAGTTCCACTTCACCAACGACGGCTACCAGGGCTTCGACGACTACCTCGCCCGCTTCAACGCCAAGCGCCGCCACCAGATCCGCCGCGAACGACGCGAGATCCAGCAGCAAGGCATCACCCTCACCACCCTCCGCGGTGCCGACGTCACCCCCGAGATCGTCGACCTGATGTTTGGCTACTACGTCTCCACCGTCGAGAAGTTCTCCTGGGGCCGCCAGTACCTCAACCGCGCCTTCTTCGAAGAGATCACCACCCGCCTCTCCGGCGCCATCGAGATCGTCCTCGCCCGCGACGGCCAGCGCCCCATCGCCGGCGCCTTCAACCTCGCCGGCCCCCGCGCCCTCTTCGGACGCTACTGGGGCGCCTCCGAGGAGCGCCCCTTCCTCCACTTCAACGTCTGCTACTACCACCCCGTCGAAGACTGCATCCTGCGCGGCCTCGACCGCTTCGAGCCCGGCGCCGGCGGCGAGCACAAACTCGTCCGCGGCTTCCTCCCGACCATCACCCACAGCGCCCATCACCTCGCGCACCCTCGCCTCGACGCCGCCGTCCGGGCATTCCTCGCTCGCGAACGCACCGCCATCGAGGAGCACACATCGGACAAGAGCATCGCTTTCCGCTGA
- a CDS encoding quinone-dependent dihydroorotate dehydrogenase, which translates to MYRRLRPLLFALPPHTSHQLGMLALAPLEHSAWLRTIVRARTSPPDPHLATRAMGLSFPSPLGIAGGFDKNAERARALAALGFGFLELGTITATPQAPNPPPNLFRLPADRALINRLGFPNQGATRVTDRILARELPKTTGVPVGVSIGKSRTVPVDQLTPVIDDYLVSFRAAQRVADFVVVNVSSPNTQGLRTLQDTTMARALLGAIAEENTRRGPRRPLLLKIAPDLDDQALDELLTVVEASAFDGVVATNTTTHRSPLSTPPEAVDAIGAGGLSGPPLRHRALTLVTRARARLGPHATIIGVGGVETADHALDLIRAGADLIQLYTGFIYGGPGLPATLLRDLSAKVAEAGVRSIAELRGAALPSP; encoded by the coding sequence ATGTACCGACGGCTCCGACCGCTGCTCTTCGCGCTCCCGCCCCACACCTCGCACCAGCTCGGGATGCTCGCGCTCGCCCCGCTGGAGCACAGCGCGTGGCTCCGCACGATCGTCCGCGCACGCACCTCCCCTCCCGATCCCCACCTCGCCACCCGCGCCATGGGCCTCTCCTTCCCCTCCCCCCTCGGCATCGCCGGAGGCTTCGACAAGAACGCGGAGCGCGCGCGCGCCCTCGCTGCACTCGGCTTCGGCTTCCTCGAGCTCGGCACCATCACCGCGACGCCTCAAGCACCCAACCCGCCCCCCAACCTCTTCCGCCTCCCGGCCGACCGCGCCCTCATCAACCGCCTCGGCTTCCCGAACCAGGGCGCCACGCGCGTCACCGACCGCATCCTCGCCCGCGAGCTTCCGAAGACGACCGGCGTCCCTGTGGGCGTCTCCATCGGCAAGTCCCGCACGGTTCCCGTCGACCAGCTCACCCCCGTCATCGACGACTACCTCGTCAGCTTCCGCGCCGCGCAGCGCGTCGCCGACTTCGTCGTCGTCAACGTCTCTTCCCCCAACACCCAGGGCCTCCGCACCCTCCAGGACACGACCATGGCCCGCGCCCTCCTCGGCGCCATCGCCGAAGAGAACACCCGGCGCGGCCCCCGCCGCCCCTTGCTCCTCAAGATCGCCCCCGACCTGGACGACCAAGCCCTGGACGAGCTGCTCACCGTCGTCGAGGCCAGCGCCTTCGACGGCGTGGTCGCCACCAACACCACCACCCACCGCTCGCCCCTGAGTACGCCCCCCGAGGCCGTCGACGCCATCGGCGCTGGCGGCCTGAGCGGCCCACCCCTCCGCCACCGCGCGCTCACCCTGGTGACCCGAGCCCGCGCCCGCCTGGGCCCTCACGCCACCATCATCGGCGTCGGTGGCGTCGAGACCGCCGATCACGCGCTCGACCTGATCCGCGCCGGCGCCGACCTCATCCAGCTCTACACTGGCTTCATCTACGGCGGCCCTGGCTTGCCAGCCACCCTCCTCCGCGACCTCTCTGCGAAGGTCGCCGAGGCGGGCGTGCGCTCCATCGCCGAGCTCCGCGGCGCCGCCCTCCCCTCCCCCTGA
- a CDS encoding M18 family aminopeptidase, translated as METKETRESNAGEGQSNPSTQLGERFPKSTEELGRLRALGVEAARDLCGFVDRSPTPWHATAEVAARLRAAGFTELSERDAWALAPGDRRFVIRGGSSIVAFVAGQEHPAVGGFRLVGAHTDSPNLRVKPNGDYSKSGYQQVGIEVYGGVLYSTWLDRDLSIAGRVMLRRKDGTLEARLLNLLRPVARVPNLAIHLNRGVNSEGLVLNAQKHLAPILGLGKESELSALVARELDVPSDAIAGFDLCLYDVAPSTIGGVRDELIFAPRLDNLASCHTATQALLAVAGQPASATRGIVLYDHEEVGSRSAVGAVGPLLRDTLTRIVEAWTGREEVQGLRRALAGSLLVSADMAHAVHPNYADQHEPRHAPQLNRGLVIKSNANQAYATDGATAASFVGFCGDVGFAPQRFVVRSDLPCGSTIGPITAAELGIATVDVGAPMLSMHSCREMAGTLDVHLAIETYRRALG; from the coding sequence ATGGAAACGAAGGAGACACGCGAGTCCAACGCGGGCGAAGGTCAGAGCAATCCGTCGACGCAGCTCGGGGAGCGGTTCCCGAAGTCGACCGAGGAGCTGGGGCGGCTGCGCGCTCTCGGGGTGGAGGCGGCGCGCGATCTGTGCGGGTTCGTCGATCGGTCGCCCACGCCCTGGCACGCGACGGCCGAGGTGGCAGCGCGTCTTCGAGCGGCTGGATTCACGGAGCTGAGCGAGCGGGATGCGTGGGCGCTCGCGCCGGGGGATCGGCGGTTCGTGATCCGCGGTGGGTCGTCGATCGTGGCGTTCGTGGCAGGGCAAGAGCACCCGGCGGTCGGCGGGTTCCGTCTCGTCGGGGCCCACACGGACTCACCCAATCTGCGGGTCAAGCCGAACGGGGATTACTCGAAGAGCGGCTACCAGCAGGTGGGCATCGAGGTGTACGGCGGGGTGCTGTACTCGACCTGGCTCGACAGGGACCTGAGCATCGCTGGGCGGGTGATGCTGCGGCGCAAGGACGGGACGCTGGAGGCGCGGCTGTTGAACCTGCTCCGGCCCGTGGCGCGTGTGCCCAACCTGGCCATCCACCTGAACCGAGGGGTGAACAGCGAGGGGCTGGTATTGAATGCGCAGAAGCATCTCGCGCCGATCCTGGGCCTCGGGAAGGAGTCGGAGCTGAGTGCACTCGTCGCGCGTGAGCTGGATGTTCCGTCGGATGCGATCGCGGGGTTCGATTTGTGCCTCTACGATGTCGCGCCGTCGACGATCGGCGGGGTCCGAGACGAGCTGATCTTCGCGCCGCGGCTCGACAACCTGGCGAGCTGTCACACGGCGACCCAGGCGCTGCTCGCCGTAGCCGGGCAGCCGGCGTCGGCGACCCGTGGGATCGTGCTCTACGATCATGAGGAGGTCGGGAGCCGCAGCGCGGTCGGCGCGGTGGGGCCGCTGCTCCGGGATACGTTGACCCGGATCGTCGAGGCGTGGACGGGCCGCGAAGAGGTACAGGGGCTTCGCAGGGCGCTGGCCGGGTCGCTGCTGGTCTCGGCAGACATGGCCCACGCGGTGCACCCCAACTACGCGGATCAGCACGAGCCCCGTCATGCGCCGCAGCTGAACCGGGGGCTGGTCATCAAGTCGAATGCCAACCAGGCCTACGCGACGGACGGCGCGACGGCGGCGAGCTTCGTGGGATTCTGCGGGGATGTCGGCTTCGCGCCCCAGCGGTTCGTGGTCCGCAGCGATCTGCCGTGCGGAAGCACCATCGGGCCGATCACCGCAGCGGAGCTGGGGATCGCGACGGTGGACGTCGGCGCTCCGATGCTGAGCATGCACTCGTGCCGCGAGATGGCCGGGACGCTGGACGTCCACCTCGCGATCGAGACCTACCGCCGAGCGCTGGGCTGA
- a CDS encoding agmatinase family protein produces the protein MSTSQLSSIRRGDGIYGLPFTPEEARFILIPVPWEPTTSYGRGTARGPSAIFRASQQVDLFDLQYGRAWEEGIAMLDVDPDIVRWNAEACAASEPVIAVGGDVEGDPELQARVDRVNVLSAQLNDRVGALTRAWLERGRIVGIVGGDHSCPYGAIAAYAERYPGMGILHIDAHADLRNAFEGFTDSHASIFYNVLTRLPSVGPLVQVGLRDVCEEEVSFIENSRGRVIPFYDTVIGERLCDGEPFNAIADEVINALPQDVYVSFDIDGLDPSQGPHTGTPVPGGLSFRQVTALLSRLRHSGRRVVGFDLNEVAPGPSFQKNDGSNGAHQDEWDANVGARLLYKLIGLTRLSQGGSGGARAPKMTAGVTRR, from the coding sequence GTGAGCACTTCTCAACTCAGCTCCATCCGCCGGGGAGACGGTATCTATGGTCTCCCTTTCACGCCGGAAGAGGCGAGATTCATCCTCATCCCCGTCCCCTGGGAGCCCACCACGTCCTACGGGCGCGGCACTGCCCGCGGGCCATCCGCGATCTTCCGTGCGAGCCAGCAGGTGGACCTGTTCGACCTCCAGTACGGCCGCGCCTGGGAGGAAGGCATCGCCATGCTCGACGTCGATCCCGACATCGTCCGCTGGAATGCCGAGGCCTGTGCGGCCTCGGAGCCGGTGATTGCGGTGGGTGGCGACGTCGAGGGAGACCCCGAGCTTCAAGCGCGGGTCGACCGGGTCAACGTCCTGTCCGCGCAGCTCAATGACCGGGTGGGAGCGCTCACCCGCGCCTGGCTGGAGCGAGGCAGGATCGTCGGCATCGTGGGCGGCGATCACTCCTGCCCGTACGGGGCCATCGCCGCCTACGCGGAGCGCTATCCCGGAATGGGCATCCTGCACATCGACGCCCACGCCGACCTGCGCAACGCCTTCGAGGGCTTCACCGATTCGCACGCCTCGATCTTCTACAACGTGCTCACTCGGCTGCCCTCGGTCGGTCCCCTCGTCCAGGTGGGCCTGCGCGACGTGTGCGAGGAAGAGGTGAGCTTCATCGAGAACTCGCGAGGACGCGTGATCCCCTTCTACGACACCGTCATCGGCGAGCGCCTCTGCGATGGCGAACCCTTCAACGCGATCGCCGATGAGGTGATCAACGCGCTCCCGCAGGACGTCTACGTGAGCTTCGACATCGACGGCCTCGATCCTTCCCAGGGTCCCCACACGGGCACCCCCGTCCCTGGAGGGCTCTCGTTCCGCCAGGTGACGGCCTTGCTCTCGCGCCTCCGCCACAGCGGTCGCCGCGTCGTGGGCTTCGATCTGAACGAGGTCGCTCCTGGGCCCTCGTTCCAGAAGAACGATGGCTCGAACGGAGCGCATCAGGACGAGTGGGACGCCAACGTCGGCGCACGCCTCCTCTACAAGCTCATCGGCCTCACCAGACTCTCTCAGGGCGGCTCGGGCGGCGCACGCGCCCCGAAGATGACGGCTGGAGTCACCCGCCGCTGA
- a CDS encoding fatty acid desaturase family protein, with product MLRYRADVKTLVFVATYFVLVAVQWIYAPKALWLAIPLLILTCWFSFFGAVATHNTVHSPVFRQRWLNRVFQIVLTLTYGHPVSAYVPGHNLSHHKHTQTRRDVMRTTKTRFRWNLLNGLLFMPTVGKDILNADMRYFFAMFGRNRPWFWQMTLEWVVFLGAMGVLLALDWQKFLIYVLIPHQYAAWGIVTMNLLQHDGCDQDSEYNHSRNFVGKLVNWWTYNNGYHTIHHMEPGLHWSLLPEAHAQRVAPHIHPNLDQPSLLAYLFRTFLWPGKRLRYDGTPLVLPSEGPDEEWIPRPNETQGDLGAVPG from the coding sequence ATGCTTCGCTACCGCGCCGACGTGAAGACGCTCGTGTTCGTGGCGACCTATTTCGTGCTCGTCGCCGTGCAGTGGATCTACGCGCCGAAGGCGCTGTGGCTGGCCATTCCGCTGCTCATTCTCACTTGCTGGTTCTCCTTCTTCGGGGCGGTGGCCACCCACAACACCGTGCATTCTCCCGTGTTTCGGCAGCGCTGGCTGAACCGGGTGTTCCAGATCGTGCTCACGTTGACGTACGGCCACCCCGTGAGCGCCTACGTGCCTGGCCACAACCTGAGCCATCACAAGCACACGCAGACGCGTCGTGACGTGATGCGGACGACGAAGACGCGCTTCCGGTGGAACCTGCTCAATGGGCTGCTGTTCATGCCCACCGTGGGCAAGGACATCCTGAACGCCGACATGCGCTACTTCTTCGCGATGTTCGGCAGGAACCGGCCCTGGTTCTGGCAGATGACGCTGGAATGGGTGGTCTTCCTCGGAGCGATGGGCGTCCTTCTCGCGCTCGACTGGCAGAAGTTCCTGATCTACGTGCTGATCCCCCATCAGTACGCCGCATGGGGCATCGTCACCATGAACCTGCTCCAGCACGACGGCTGCGATCAGGACAGCGAGTACAATCACTCACGCAACTTCGTGGGCAAGCTCGTCAACTGGTGGACGTACAACAACGGCTACCACACCATCCATCACATGGAGCCGGGCCTGCACTGGAGCCTCCTCCCCGAGGCGCACGCGCAGCGCGTCGCTCCGCACATCCACCCCAACCTCGATCAGCCTTCGCTGCTCGCCTACCTGTTCCGGACCTTCCTCTGGCCCGGGAAGCGGCTCCGCTACGATGGAACGCCGCTGGTGCTCCCGAGCGAAGGGCCGGACGAGGAGTGGATCCCGCGGCCCAACGAGACCCAGGGCGACCTGGGTGCAGTTCCCGGCTGA
- a CDS encoding MBL fold metallo-hydrolase, translated as MAFSVRVVGVGDAFTAKYHNACLLLEAGGARVLVDAPPALARALADVARATGDSVGLDSIDHVIITHLHGDHMGGLEQLLFYQRFVTGRKIVLHAIPEVLAGLWDTRLRGGMEQLIEAAPAGGALPYLERKLTLEDYAQVLPLEPGVNALGPFQVEWRPTVHHIPTSALRFSREGRTLGYSADTAFDPSLIAWLNRSDLFFHETNLGVHTPLASLVALPEAQRERMRLIHYPDAHDVSNSPIPCAREGERHDL; from the coding sequence ATGGCGTTCTCGGTCCGTGTCGTCGGCGTAGGCGACGCCTTCACTGCCAAGTACCACAACGCCTGCCTGCTGCTGGAGGCAGGCGGCGCCAGGGTCCTCGTCGATGCCCCACCGGCGCTGGCGCGTGCGCTGGCGGATGTGGCGCGTGCCACGGGGGACTCGGTCGGCCTCGACTCGATCGATCACGTGATCATCACGCATCTGCATGGTGATCACATGGGCGGACTCGAACAGCTCCTCTTCTACCAACGCTTCGTGACGGGGCGGAAGATCGTCTTGCACGCCATCCCCGAGGTGCTGGCAGGGCTATGGGACACGCGCCTTCGCGGCGGCATGGAGCAGCTGATCGAGGCGGCACCAGCCGGGGGAGCGCTCCCCTACCTCGAGCGCAAGCTCACGCTCGAAGATTACGCGCAGGTCTTGCCGCTGGAGCCTGGCGTCAATGCCCTGGGGCCCTTCCAGGTCGAGTGGCGTCCGACGGTGCATCACATCCCCACGTCGGCTCTGAGGTTCTCACGCGAGGGCCGAACCCTCGGCTACAGCGCAGACACGGCCTTCGATCCATCGCTCATTGCGTGGTTGAACCGCAGTGATCTCTTCTTCCACGAGACCAACCTGGGCGTGCATACGCCGCTCGCCTCCCTCGTGGCCTTGCCCGAGGCACAGCGAGAGCGAATGCGTCTCATCCACTATCCTGACGCTCACGACGTGAGCAATTCACCCATCCCCTGTGCCAGGGAGGGTGAGCGTCACGATCTGTAG